The following are encoded together in the Tamandua tetradactyla isolate mTamTet1 chromosome 14, mTamTet1.pri, whole genome shotgun sequence genome:
- the LOC143655397 gene encoding olfactory receptor 4F15-like, with product MGGLNDTVVSEFVLLGLSTSWETKFFLMLIFSLLYFDIILGNLFILFLVILASHLHSPMYFLWANLSLIDVDLSSTTVSKMIKDLLREYKMISFQGCITQIYFIHITEGVEMMLLIAMAFDRYTAICKSLHYLKIMSPKTCISFVVTAWVTGVSHAMSQFVFVINLPFCGPNEIDSFYCDFPRIIKLARTDGAKYELIIAANIGFMTMGTFFLLIFSYVFILVTVWKHSSGDLSKAFVILSAHITVVVLFFTPCIFLYVWPFPTSSLEKYLFIVDFAITPVLNPAIYTLRNEDMMIAMKRLRKKGWFAQFR from the coding sequence ATGGGTGGATTAAATGACACTGTGGTTTCTGAATTTGTGTTGCTGGGACTCTCTACATCTTGGGAAACTAAATTTTTTCTCATGTTGATATTCTCCTTACTCTATTTTGACATCATCCTGGgaaatcttttcattttgtttttggtgaTTCTTGCTTCTCACTTGCATTCCCCCATGTACTTCCTATGGGCCAACCTGTCCCTCATTGATGTGGACCTTTCCTCTACCACAGTCTCCAAGATGATCAAAGACCTTTTACGTGAATACAAGATGATTTCTTTTCAAGGTTGCATAACACAGATATACTTCATTCACATCACAGAAGGAGTGGAGATGATGCTCCTCATAGCCATGGCATTTGACAGGTACACGGCAATCTGCAAGTCTCTTCACTACTTAAAAATCATGAGTCCTAAAACATGTATTTCATTTGTAGTCACTGCCTGGGTAACTGGGGTGAGCCACGCCATGTCtcagtttgtttttgttataaACTTGCCATTTTGTGGCCCTAATGAAATAGACAGCTTTTACTGTGACTTCCCCAGGATCATAAAACTTGCACGCACAGATGGAGCCAAATATGAGCTTATTATTGCTGCCAACATTGGGTTCATGACCATGGGCACCTTTTTTCTGCTGATTTTTTCCTATGTCTTCATTTTGGTCACCGTCTGGAAACATTCTTCAGGAGACTTATCCAAGGCATTTGTCATTTTGTCAGCTCACATCACTGTGGTTGTTCTTTTCTTTACCCCATGTATATTTCTCTATGTGTGGCCTTTCCCAACATCATCACTTGAAAAATACCTGTTTATTGTTGACTTTGCTATCACACCTGTCTTGAATCCTGCCATCTATACATTAAGGAACGAAGACATGATGATAGCAATGAAAAGATTAAGGAAAAAGGGATGGTTTGCACAGTTTCGCTGA